The Spirochaeta isovalerica genome includes a window with the following:
- the fdrA gene encoding acyl-CoA synthetase FdrA, whose protein sequence is MIKRIVEKDQYFDSVFLMLINSEIKELEGVNNAVVSMGTEMNIQLLNDMNFADESVLAATPNDLIVVIECRDEETGEKAVAAVYSLLNKKKEKSSGQIYRPKSLQSAVRENPDANLVLISLPGEFAAREARSALEKGLNVMLFSDNVSVEQEIALKELALEKGLLMMGPDCGTAIINGQPLCFANVVSPGDIGIVGASGTGIQEVTCCIDTFGGGITQAIGTGGRDLKDARIGGKMMLLGIEALRNDPSTKILVVISKPPAADVAEKVLSALEETGKPAVVHFIGQEPEKGRKGLYFAVSLEETARIAVDLSKGVTPSASTFSMPEVEIRQIVERESAKLASSQKYLRGLYTGGTVADEALILFEREGVTVYSNNQKKEELQLPDPFVSKEHTIVDLGDDIYTVGRPHPMIDPSTREERINIEADDPSMAVMLLDIVLGYGSHHDPAGAIIKSLKAAKDKAAARGGYLPIVASVVGTEQDFQGYAATVSKLESIGCVVMPSNFQASMMALEIMKKAGSL, encoded by the coding sequence ATGATAAAAAGAATTGTAGAAAAAGACCAGTACTTCGATTCGGTCTTTCTCATGCTGATAAACAGCGAAATCAAGGAACTCGAAGGAGTGAATAACGCCGTCGTCTCCATGGGAACGGAAATGAATATTCAGCTTCTGAATGATATGAATTTCGCCGATGAATCAGTGCTGGCTGCTACGCCGAACGATCTGATTGTCGTAATCGAGTGCCGGGATGAAGAGACGGGTGAGAAAGCCGTTGCGGCTGTTTATTCCCTGCTTAATAAAAAGAAGGAGAAGAGTTCCGGACAGATCTACCGGCCCAAATCCCTTCAGTCGGCGGTCAGGGAGAATCCCGATGCCAATCTGGTTCTCATCTCCCTGCCCGGAGAATTCGCTGCCCGGGAAGCCCGGTCCGCTCTGGAAAAAGGGCTGAACGTCATGCTGTTCTCCGATAACGTTTCTGTAGAACAGGAAATCGCCCTGAAAGAACTGGCTTTGGAGAAAGGGCTTCTTATGATGGGTCCCGACTGCGGTACCGCCATTATCAACGGCCAGCCTCTCTGTTTCGCCAATGTGGTTTCCCCCGGCGATATCGGAATCGTCGGCGCTTCGGGCACGGGTATCCAGGAAGTGACCTGCTGCATCGATACATTCGGCGGCGGGATCACCCAGGCTATCGGCACGGGAGGGCGCGACCTGAAAGACGCCCGGATCGGCGGGAAAATGATGCTTCTGGGCATCGAAGCCCTGAGAAACGATCCGTCAACAAAGATTCTCGTGGTTATCTCCAAACCTCCCGCGGCCGATGTGGCGGAAAAAGTTCTGTCGGCACTGGAGGAAACGGGAAAACCGGCGGTTGTCCATTTTATAGGACAGGAACCGGAGAAGGGGAGAAAGGGACTCTATTTCGCGGTCAGTCTGGAGGAGACGGCGAGAATTGCTGTCGACCTTTCGAAGGGAGTGACTCCCTCTGCATCGACTTTTTCCATGCCGGAAGTTGAGATCCGTCAGATTGTCGAGCGGGAAAGCGCGAAACTGGCGTCGTCCCAGAAATATCTGAGGGGACTCTATACGGGAGGAACCGTAGCCGATGAGGCTTTGATTCTCTTTGAGCGGGAAGGCGTGACGGTCTATTCCAACAATCAGAAAAAAGAGGAGCTCCAGCTGCCTGATCCCTTCGTCTCGAAAGAGCACACCATCGTCGATCTGGGAGACGACATTTATACGGTGGGCCGGCCCCACCCCATGATCGATCCCTCTACCAGGGAGGAGAGAATCAACATCGAAGCTGATGATCCCTCCATGGCTGTCATGCTGCTCGATATCGTGCTGGGATACGGATCCCATCATGATCCGGCAGGCGCTATTATTAAAAGTCTGAAAGCCGCAAAGGACAAAGCGGCGGCGAGAGGGGGGTATCTCCCTATTGTCGCTTCCGTTGTGGGAACGGAACAGGATTTCCAGGGATACGCCGCGACAGTTTCCAAACTGGAATCGATCGGCTGTGTCGTTATGCCTTCCAATTTTCAGGCATCCATGATGGCTCTTGAAATCATGAAAAAGGCAGGTTCCCTATGA
- a CDS encoding DUF1116 domain-containing protein — translation MNGQKINKLFESELDVLNMGLESFSETLSERGVRSTQIDWTPPAGGKADLIEALDFLETRKEDIDKANAKALEIIQKGKPEIVDIQIAGEVIPGMTAKTVLHAGPPVTWEKMCGPMKGAVIGGLIFEGLAANREEAETMAASGEILFDPCHHHSTVGPMAGIVTASMPVWVLKNSVYGNTAFATLNEGLGKVLRYGAFSDEVIDKLRWMRDELAPILKKALALHGPVDMKTLISQVLQMGDEGHNRNRAGTSLFIREMAAHLVMLDEDKEKIAKVFNFMHQNDHFFLNLTMPTCKCLIDAARDIENSSLIVTQARNGTEFGIQVSGLGSMWFTGPASKVDGLYLPGYTEEDAGLDIGDSTITETVGIGGFAMAAAPAIVKFVGGSPDDAMKFTQDMYEITMGENSVFQIPALDFRGTPTGIDLMKIAETGIYPVINTGIAHKDPGIGMVGAGLVKPPVNCYEDALKAFKEALDKN, via the coding sequence ATGAATGGGCAAAAGATAAACAAACTGTTCGAAAGTGAACTCGATGTACTGAATATGGGGCTGGAATCCTTCAGCGAAACCCTTTCCGAACGTGGCGTGAGAAGCACCCAGATCGACTGGACCCCGCCTGCCGGGGGAAAAGCGGATTTGATTGAAGCTCTCGATTTTCTGGAAACCAGGAAAGAGGATATTGATAAGGCCAACGCGAAAGCCCTTGAGATCATTCAGAAAGGCAAACCGGAAATCGTCGATATTCAGATTGCCGGAGAGGTTATTCCCGGGATGACGGCGAAGACCGTTCTTCACGCGGGACCTCCCGTTACCTGGGAAAAAATGTGCGGGCCTATGAAAGGTGCCGTTATCGGTGGACTCATCTTTGAAGGTTTAGCGGCAAACCGCGAAGAAGCGGAAACAATGGCAGCATCGGGAGAGATCCTCTTCGATCCCTGCCATCATCACAGCACTGTCGGACCAATGGCGGGAATCGTCACAGCCTCCATGCCTGTCTGGGTCCTGAAAAACAGCGTCTACGGCAACACCGCTTTTGCGACTCTCAACGAAGGGTTGGGAAAGGTTCTCCGCTATGGCGCTTTTTCCGATGAAGTCATCGATAAACTGCGGTGGATGCGCGATGAACTGGCTCCCATACTCAAAAAAGCCCTGGCCTTGCACGGACCGGTGGATATGAAGACCCTCATATCGCAGGTTCTGCAGATGGGCGATGAGGGACACAATAGAAACAGAGCCGGAACATCTCTCTTTATCCGGGAAATGGCCGCTCATCTGGTCATGCTCGATGAGGATAAGGAAAAGATTGCTAAAGTATTTAACTTCATGCATCAGAACGACCACTTTTTCCTGAATCTGACCATGCCGACCTGCAAATGCCTGATCGACGCGGCGCGGGATATCGAAAACAGTTCGCTGATCGTAACCCAGGCGCGGAATGGAACGGAGTTCGGGATTCAGGTCTCGGGTCTGGGATCGATGTGGTTTACCGGACCGGCCTCCAAAGTCGACGGGCTCTATCTGCCGGGATACACAGAAGAGGATGCTGGTCTCGACATCGGAGACTCGACTATAACCGAAACAGTGGGCATCGGAGGTTTCGCCATGGCGGCGGCTCCGGCCATCGTCAAATTCGTCGGCGGATCACCGGATGACGCCATGAAGTTCACTCAGGATATGTATGAAATAACCATGGGGGAAAACTCTGTCTTCCAGATCCCTGCGCTCGATTTCAGGGGGACGCCCACGGGCATCGACCTGATGAAGATCGCTGAAACGGGAATCTATCCGGTCATCAATACGGGAATCGCCCATAAGGATCCGGGTATCGGCATGGTTGGAGCCGGATTAGTCAAACCACCGGTAAACTGTTATGAGGATGCGCTTAAAGCTTTCAAGGAAGCATTAGATAAAAACTAA
- a CDS encoding cyclase family protein produces the protein MKIIDFTIPLGIGTPPWPTYEPLQVKYFKRLAPNGANGQVVTHSNHIGTHLDGEIHFYTPGKDIASLDFDFLVHEGVVVDLSDCVEDYSIYTSKMVEERVEVKEGDILIINTGYHKFGWDQPTADEIRYMIKHPGPDREFAEWAKKKKLRWIGVDCGSADHPFNTKIRDWMPRQAKECDAYFKKTYGKGLEEIFEDDKYQLMHLEMFNHHILHAECLGGDMDLLNNQRVTIGCFPWRFVDGESSISRIVAMVDDDKYDELMKKKAKCGLTKFGDVTGGGNEFLHS, from the coding sequence ATGAAGATTATTGATTTTACCATTCCATTGGGGATAGGAACACCGCCCTGGCCGACATACGAACCGCTTCAGGTCAAGTATTTCAAGAGACTGGCTCCCAACGGGGCTAACGGGCAGGTTGTGACCCATTCCAATCACATCGGTACTCATCTCGATGGAGAGATTCATTTCTATACTCCCGGTAAAGATATCGCCTCCCTCGATTTCGATTTTCTGGTACACGAAGGGGTAGTCGTCGACCTGTCGGATTGCGTGGAGGACTACAGCATCTACACATCCAAAATGGTTGAGGAAAGAGTTGAGGTAAAAGAGGGGGACATCCTCATTATCAATACGGGCTATCACAAATTCGGATGGGATCAGCCGACAGCCGATGAAATCCGCTACATGATCAAGCACCCCGGTCCCGACAGGGAATTCGCTGAATGGGCCAAAAAGAAAAAACTGAGGTGGATCGGTGTGGACTGCGGTAGCGCCGACCATCCCTTCAATACGAAAATTCGAGACTGGATGCCCAGGCAAGCCAAAGAGTGTGATGCCTATTTCAAGAAGACCTATGGAAAAGGGCTTGAGGAAATTTTTGAAGATGACAAGTATCAGCTGATGCATCTGGAGATGTTTAATCACCACATCCTCCACGCCGAATGTCTCGGTGGAGATATGGATCTGCTCAATAACCAGAGAGTGACAATAGGATGCTTCCCCTGGCGCTTTGTCGACGGAGAGTCCAGCATTTCCCGTATCGTCGCCATGGTCGACGATGACAAATACGACGAACTGATGAAAAAGAAAGCCAAATGCGGTCTTACCAAATTCGGCGATGTTACAGGCGGCGGGAACGAGTTCCTTCATTCATGA
- a CDS encoding thiolase C-terminal domain-containing protein, whose translation MRKVSIVGIGHTVFGNLSDFDLVDVMAFASGNALDDAGIRDDRKIIEQVFVANMGGGIINHQTGIASSLVSRMDMEPAMAELVENGPASGASAVKLGYMAIASGLVDVVMVTGGELMRSVTGWEGTDFVASLLHPEAEYNYGLTLPAYGGMFTRMYMERYGLTERDLGLIAVKDHQNGEKNPFAHVRVPCTIEAIHDSENAHVINNYVAEPLRMYGMCPVSDGAASLILCAEDSPKMKYFTKQTPIRITGVGSATDTHCVHNRKDPLVLDAVRLAAERAYAMAGLKAEDISFAELHDAFVILELAISEEIGFFERGKSAEALRKGVTAIDGAKPINTSGGLKSKGHPVGATGVSQVFELVKQLRGQAEKEGRQVKNAKHGMAVNFGGFGNNVVAVICSRRDA comes from the coding sequence ATGAGAAAAGTGTCCATTGTCGGAATCGGACACACGGTTTTCGGCAATCTGAGTGATTTTGATCTTGTCGATGTCATGGCCTTCGCGTCGGGCAATGCTCTGGATGATGCGGGAATCCGCGATGACCGTAAAATCATCGAACAGGTTTTCGTAGCCAATATGGGCGGGGGAATTATCAATCACCAGACGGGGATAGCCTCTTCTCTGGTGAGCCGGATGGATATGGAACCGGCTATGGCCGAACTGGTGGAAAACGGTCCGGCCAGCGGGGCCAGCGCTGTCAAGCTCGGTTATATGGCCATTGCCAGCGGCCTTGTCGATGTGGTTATGGTAACCGGCGGGGAGTTAATGCGGTCCGTCACCGGCTGGGAGGGAACCGACTTTGTCGCTTCGCTTCTCCATCCCGAAGCGGAGTACAACTACGGGTTGACGCTGCCGGCCTACGGGGGAATGTTCACCCGCATGTATATGGAGCGCTACGGGCTCACCGAAAGGGACCTGGGGCTGATCGCTGTAAAGGATCATCAGAATGGTGAGAAAAATCCCTTCGCCCATGTCCGGGTTCCCTGTACAATCGAAGCGATCCACGACAGCGAGAACGCCCACGTTATCAATAACTATGTGGCGGAACCGCTGAGAATGTACGGCATGTGTCCCGTTTCAGACGGAGCTGCCTCGCTGATTCTCTGCGCCGAGGATTCGCCGAAAATGAAGTACTTCACCAAACAGACGCCCATTCGCATAACCGGGGTCGGTTCCGCGACAGACACTCACTGCGTCCACAACCGGAAGGATCCACTCGTCCTCGATGCGGTTCGGCTGGCCGCGGAAAGGGCTTATGCCATGGCGGGACTGAAAGCGGAGGATATCTCCTTTGCCGAACTTCACGATGCCTTCGTCATTCTGGAGCTGGCTATTTCCGAGGAAATCGGCTTTTTCGAAAGAGGCAAATCGGCTGAGGCTTTGCGCAAAGGGGTTACGGCCATCGACGGGGCTAAACCGATAAACACTTCGGGAGGGCTCAAATCGAAAGGTCATCCGGTCGGCGCTACCGGTGTCTCCCAGGTCTTCGAGCTGGTTAAACAGCTCCGGGGACAGGCGGAAAAAGAAGGTCGCCAGGTTAAAAATGCGAAACACGGCATGGCCGTCAATTTCGGCGGGTTCGGCAATAATGTGGTAGCGGTTATCTGCTCGAGGAGGGACGCATGA
- a CDS encoding Zn-ribbon domain-containing OB-fold protein, which translates to MIDFSAYGVKTPEVYAVKCPSCGKLHYPAPMICNKCGERRDPSGVIFKDWETVSLSGECKLLAWTRVYALPEGLDMQYLLFGIVEFPNGLRASGRLEVDKPETGMKLNARVETMDNSKGKEFDGFIFESF; encoded by the coding sequence ATGATTGATTTCAGTGCCTACGGAGTCAAAACTCCCGAAGTCTATGCAGTGAAATGTCCTTCCTGCGGAAAGCTTCACTATCCCGCTCCCATGATCTGCAATAAATGCGGCGAGAGGAGAGACCCTTCCGGCGTAATATTCAAGGACTGGGAAACCGTTTCCCTTTCCGGAGAATGCAAACTTCTCGCCTGGACCAGAGTTTATGCTCTGCCGGAAGGATTGGATATGCAGTATCTGCTTTTCGGAATTGTGGAATTTCCCAACGGCCTTCGCGCCAGCGGACGGCTGGAAGTCGATAAACCTGAGACGGGCATGAAATTAAATGCCCGGGTTGAAACGATGGATAACTCCAAAGGAAAGGAGTTTGACGGATTTATTTTTGAATCTTTTTAA
- a CDS encoding bacteriohemerythrin → MFIEWKDEKFGLGISTIDTQHRELITITNQLHNIVDRENHQKEAIRILKQLYAYTSYHFTSEEALQKEYGYPDLNGHIATHRSFKEKIKEELEGVRDKLNYPLAPIQDFLVEWILKHIKGEDVKYADYFKGRGIFPETNFSISAEKRSNVLDQWENQQLELEIKGIDDQHKELIYILQQTNDLQHTSSSRKTLYIPVIIKKLFYYSQFHFSYEEEHMAKNGYPELKAHMTLHKGFIDKIRHFASEYGQGFSELTDEIILFLKDWTIGHILQEDRKYKDFLIDKSVDR, encoded by the coding sequence ATGTTTATAGAGTGGAAAGATGAAAAATTCGGCCTGGGTATCTCCACTATCGATACTCAGCACAGAGAGCTCATTACGATTACCAATCAGCTTCATAATATCGTTGACAGGGAAAACCATCAGAAGGAAGCGATCAGGATTCTCAAGCAGCTCTATGCATATACGAGTTATCATTTTACCAGCGAAGAAGCCCTCCAGAAAGAATATGGTTATCCGGACCTGAACGGACATATAGCCACCCACCGTTCTTTCAAGGAAAAGATAAAAGAGGAATTGGAGGGAGTTCGGGATAAGCTCAATTATCCCCTGGCTCCTATTCAGGATTTTCTGGTTGAGTGGATTCTGAAGCATATTAAAGGCGAAGATGTCAAATACGCCGATTATTTCAAGGGGAGGGGTATATTCCCGGAAACCAATTTTTCCATCTCCGCGGAAAAAAGAAGCAATGTGCTCGACCAATGGGAAAACCAGCAACTGGAGCTGGAAATAAAAGGCATCGACGACCAGCACAAGGAGCTGATCTATATCCTCCAGCAGACCAATGATCTGCAGCATACGAGCAGCAGCCGCAAGACCCTATACATTCCGGTCATTATCAAAAAGCTATTCTATTACAGTCAGTTCCACTTCTCTTATGAAGAAGAACACATGGCAAAGAACGGATATCCCGAACTGAAAGCGCATATGACACTTCATAAAGGTTTTATCGATAAGATTCGGCACTTCGCTTCTGAATACGGACAGGGTTTCAGTGAACTGACCGATGAAATCATCCTCTTTCTGAAAGACTGGACGATCGGACATATTCTCCAGGAAGACAGGAAGTATAAAGATTTCCTGATAGATAAGAGTGTGGACCGTTAA
- the yedF gene encoding sulfurtransferase-like selenium metabolism protein YedF, with translation MKKSINGTGLACPQPVIRVKQAFDEGGFSVLEIQVDNQAAVENVTRFCENSGHAILSVTQEGEIRTITIDNEGYKEGDAPPAEPSFQFAEIQKGSAEEPLNIFINAETIGQGDPKLGSKLMEAFIYSLTEIERRPDNILMMNGGVKVAVEGSPCIGNLKDLEESGITIYVCGACLDFYGMKEQLAVGKVSNMYEIASILTGKGNTVTVG, from the coding sequence ATGAAGAAATCTATAAACGGAACGGGACTGGCCTGCCCCCAGCCGGTCATTAGGGTAAAACAGGCTTTTGACGAGGGCGGATTCTCCGTTCTGGAAATTCAGGTGGACAACCAGGCGGCCGTGGAAAACGTCACCCGTTTCTGTGAGAACAGCGGCCATGCCATTCTATCGGTTACGCAGGAAGGGGAAATCCGCACCATAACCATCGACAATGAGGGCTATAAAGAAGGAGACGCTCCCCCAGCCGAACCGTCTTTTCAGTTCGCGGAAATTCAGAAGGGCTCTGCAGAGGAGCCTCTCAATATTTTCATTAATGCGGAGACTATCGGCCAGGGAGACCCGAAACTGGGATCCAAGCTGATGGAGGCTTTTATCTACTCCCTGACGGAAATCGAAAGACGGCCCGACAACATCCTGATGATGAACGGCGGCGTCAAAGTCGCTGTGGAAGGAAGCCCCTGCATCGGAAACCTGAAGGATCTGGAAGAATCGGGCATTACCATTTATGTCTGCGGAGCCTGTCTGGACTTTTACGGCATGAAAGAACAGCTTGCCGTGGGAAAGGTTTCCAATATGTATGAAATCGCATCCATTCTGACCGGAAAAGGAAACACCGTTACAGTCGGCTGA
- a CDS encoding DUF3343 domain-containing protein: MKSLNSFVLTFKNTHDAMEEEERLDEGGYNMKLIPTPREISSECGFSIRVKSENPAITEELTNGPNTIERIYLQYNSGGSRKYEEIYKRNGTGLPPAGH; the protein is encoded by the coding sequence TTGAAATCATTGAATAGCTTTGTCCTCACATTTAAAAACACACATGATGCCATGGAAGAGGAAGAAAGACTGGACGAAGGGGGGTATAATATGAAATTGATCCCCACTCCCCGGGAAATATCCTCGGAATGCGGTTTTTCCATCCGCGTTAAGTCGGAAAATCCCGCTATAACGGAGGAGCTGACCAACGGACCCAATACAATTGAGCGAATCTATCTCCAATACAACTCAGGAGGGAGCAGAAAATATGAAGAAATCTATAAACGGAACGGGACTGGCCTGCCCCCAGCCGGTCATTAG
- the selD gene encoding selenide, water dikinase SelD — translation MDNKLTQFTKFSGCGAKLGPALLDKALCGLQQPKYENMISDFSTSDDAGVYRINDETALIQTVDFFPPIVDDPYVFGQIAAANSLSDVYAMGARPITALSLVCFPKDKSDIETLRAMMDGGLSKLIEAETALLGGHSIEDDELKFGFSVTGTVHPDKVLYNNRPKKNEALILTKPLGTGLINTALRGGIASERAIEAFTESMRTLNKIAAEVIYDYNVSSCTDVTGFGLAGHACEMIADSEVGLSIDMKKLKLLPDVAEYASMGLIPAGTYRNRDFRLKFINNSESLSRLTLDLIFDPQTSGGLFFSVAQDQADELLGKLISKGVPAQKIGNTQDKPGIEIIE, via the coding sequence ATGGATAACAAACTGACGCAATTCACAAAATTCTCGGGCTGCGGAGCCAAACTGGGTCCGGCCCTTCTGGACAAGGCACTCTGCGGGCTGCAGCAGCCGAAATACGAGAACATGATTTCCGATTTCAGCACTTCCGATGATGCGGGCGTCTACCGGATCAATGATGAGACGGCGCTTATACAGACTGTCGATTTTTTTCCTCCCATCGTCGACGACCCCTATGTATTCGGTCAGATAGCGGCAGCCAATTCCCTGTCCGATGTCTACGCCATGGGCGCGCGCCCTATTACAGCCCTCTCTCTGGTCTGCTTTCCCAAGGACAAATCTGATATCGAAACACTCAGGGCCATGATGGACGGGGGCCTAAGCAAATTGATTGAAGCGGAAACGGCCCTTCTCGGCGGTCACAGCATCGAAGATGATGAACTGAAATTCGGCTTTTCCGTAACGGGAACCGTCCACCCCGACAAGGTGCTGTACAACAACAGGCCGAAGAAGAATGAAGCGCTGATTCTGACCAAACCTCTGGGTACGGGACTGATCAACACGGCGCTCCGCGGAGGGATCGCTTCGGAGCGGGCTATAGAAGCCTTTACCGAATCCATGAGAACACTCAACAAGATAGCTGCGGAAGTGATTTATGACTACAATGTTTCGTCCTGTACCGATGTAACGGGATTCGGACTGGCGGGACACGCCTGCGAAATGATAGCCGACAGCGAAGTGGGACTGTCCATCGACATGAAGAAGCTGAAACTCCTTCCCGATGTGGCGGAATATGCCTCCATGGGTCTGATCCCCGCGGGAACCTACCGGAACAGGGACTTCCGTCTCAAATTCATCAACAACAGCGAGTCTCTTTCCAGGCTGACGCTGGACCTGATCTTCGATCCCCAGACTTCGGGCGGTCTCTTTTTCTCTGTGGCACAGGACCAGGCAGACGAATTGCTCGGCAAGCTGATTTCCAAAGGCGTCCCGGCACAAAAGATCGGGAATACACAGGACAAACCGGGAATTGAAATCATTGAATAG
- a CDS encoding aminotransferase class V-fold PLP-dependent enzyme: MSLIYLDNSATSYPKAPGVADAVRDNLLSCGTSGRASYDEALEGSRVLYECRRNLAKLFSLPDSSRIILNSGATESLNTIIKGFLKPGMKALTSMGEHNSVMRPLNTLMEKGVTVERFHCLNDGTADLDDYKSKLKSGPDLVILCHSSNVSGALFPVKEMIRDAHEAGALVCLDGAQSAGHKTINLIKLNADFYCFAGHKGLLGPAGTGGFYIKDGIEISSLLEGGTGSASEEEIQPRFLPDLYESGTRNIPGLAGLRASTDFLLTTGVDVIGKKEKDLALRLIEGLKMIEGITLIGPENPASRNSVVSFFHDRVDLSELAEGLDDAEIAQRMGLHCAPSAHKSLGTYDRGGTIRFSPGYFNSEEDIDSALKAVREIVNG, encoded by the coding sequence ATGTCCCTGATTTATCTCGACAACAGCGCCACTTCCTACCCAAAAGCCCCGGGTGTCGCCGATGCGGTCCGTGACAATCTACTATCCTGCGGAACAAGCGGCCGCGCCTCCTATGACGAAGCTCTTGAGGGAAGCCGGGTTCTCTACGAATGCCGGCGGAACCTGGCAAAGCTCTTTTCGCTGCCCGACAGCTCACGGATCATTCTCAATTCCGGAGCCACCGAATCGCTCAACACCATTATTAAAGGCTTTTTAAAGCCGGGAATGAAGGCTTTGACCTCTATGGGAGAGCACAACTCTGTGATGCGGCCGCTGAACACTTTGATGGAAAAGGGAGTCACCGTTGAAAGATTTCATTGCCTCAACGATGGAACAGCGGACCTGGATGATTACAAATCCAAATTGAAATCCGGACCGGATCTTGTTATTCTCTGCCACAGTTCCAATGTAAGCGGAGCCCTGTTTCCCGTAAAAGAGATGATCAGGGACGCACATGAGGCAGGGGCTCTGGTCTGTCTTGACGGAGCCCAGTCGGCGGGTCATAAAACTATCAATCTGATAAAACTGAATGCTGATTTCTACTGTTTTGCCGGCCATAAAGGCCTTCTGGGTCCGGCGGGAACCGGCGGTTTCTACATAAAAGATGGAATAGAGATCAGTTCCTTATTGGAAGGGGGAACCGGCAGCGCCTCGGAAGAAGAGATTCAGCCCCGATTCCTCCCCGATCTGTACGAAAGCGGAACCCGGAATATTCCGGGGCTGGCGGGTTTGAGAGCTTCTACAGATTTCCTTCTGACAACCGGTGTTGATGTCATCGGAAAAAAAGAGAAGGATCTGGCCCTCAGGCTGATAGAAGGATTAAAAATGATTGAGGGAATTACCCTCATCGGCCCGGAAAATCCTGCTTCAAGGAATTCCGTCGTCTCCTTTTTTCATGATAGAGTGGATCTATCGGAGCTGGCCGAAGGGCTCGATGATGCCGAAATAGCCCAGAGGATGGGACTGCACTGCGCCCCGTCGGCTCACAAATCTCTGGGAACTTATGACCGGGGTGGCACCATACGTTTCAGTCCCGGGTATTTTAACAGCGAAGAGGATATCGATTCAGCGCTGAAAGCGGTAAGGGAAATAGTAAATGGATAA